The DNA region GTTTCCCACTGCAAATAGAAAGAGGCAAAACTCTTCATCACTCAGACTcactgtttgttgtgtgtgtgtgtcagtttggtTTTAGAAAATGGAAGAGCCATGTGACGGAGCGTCCATTTGAAGACAGGTCAGAAGTGGTGAAAGAGCTCTACTCCGAGCTGAACGTCATTAGGCCACGCACTGGTCCAGGTAACAGATTATTGTGCTTGTGTACCATGTACGGTTTGGGtccacagtttttcaagtcctTCTTCAAACAATACTGCCCTTAGGTACATTGAAAGGGTTATAAGTagctgtaattgttcctcctgtccatactggctgcAAAGAGATCCCTTCCTAAAGTGAtgtcagtgtaagtgatggaggacaaaatccacagtcttcatTCTGTGTCAAAATGCATGCTAAGTTCAGCTGAAGTTTACAGTAGACACATAATGGATATCTTCCAGAATTATGgtctttttattatcaaattccctctttgaaTTTCCAGAGACaatgtttccttgctgagccgCAGCTGAGGAACACAAAGCAGGAATTTAGTACTAAAAATACCGTAACCTTGGAAGATaaccacttgatttgactaactcagactgctcaAGTCTCATATTAGCTTAAACTTGAGAATTCATTTTTGCACCAGAAGAGGGCaatggattttgtccctcatcacttagGTTGAAATTGGGATCTCTTTGTGAGTAAAACGGACAGCAGGATTAATTACAGTGACCAATAAATAACCCTTTCAACGTACATAAGGTTAGCAGGTTTGGCTAACCTCgaggtttgtttaaaacctctATGATtgtctcttgtttctttttaGAGATGTCACCTTGTTCTGACAATTAACTTAAAGAGTACAATGTTGTTATTACTAATTAGGAATGTTGACCAAAACCATGTGGGACCTTTAAATTACATGGATACAAATTGTCACTGTGGCTGCTGGAGAACTTGTCAGCCCTTCACTAATGGTTTTGGTCTGCTTGTCATCCTGCTGTCAGGTCATCTCATCACAATTGGAAATGTAGCGTATGTGCTGTTATTTGGTTGGTGGGTCTCTCTGGCGTACCTCCTGGTCAGCATACTAATGTTCATCACCGTCGCTGGTGTACCATATGGTAGGTGAGCCAATCAACAAAGGATAATAACAGTGTTTAATATTGATTATCACATATTACCCTCACTCAtttatgtctttctctctcttcaggCAAGCTTTGCCTGAAGTTGTCCTGCTATTTCCTGTGGCCATTCGGCAAGTCAATCCACGAGGTATTTCATGGATTTGGGTTCAGTTAATGTTTGAAATGAGCATGTGAAACAATAAATCCTCTAGTTTCCTCATAATCTCTGTCTGACTTGTGGTCATAAAAGcagaagtctttttttttctgaataacAGCACAAGTCTGCAACACTTCACAAGCCACTTGCAATAACTCGTTATTGCAATGTGTTGTTGCAGATGCAGTTGACACTTTGAACACAGTTAAACAAATTTCCCATCAAAATTATTCTGGACAGTGAAGACTTTTTATTCAAGTTAGTCATTAAAGATGAGGAAGTTCTGATTATTAAGATTTTTAAAGTTTACAAAGTTTACGTGTGCAAAGAGTTAGTTTGATATCAATACTAGCGGCTCACCAGTTATTTCACAAagtgcagaggaaacacaaacacaaacttacaGTGATAGAGGACAGAGCTGTGTCGGTGTTTGGTGTTGCGAGCCTAACGAATACATGGTGCAGCATTATTGTAGTATtacaatctgtctgacctcttTAGTAGATGGTTCTGTTGGATATACAGCACACTGTGATCACTATCTATACTTAGTGTAGACTACAGACTACAAGCTGTGCCAGAGTGGAGTCACTGTGCTGCAGATTCTTATAGAAGTCAGCAGGTGTCTGGTAGATTATTAATGCCTCTTTATAGTGTTTCTCAAGGTTCAATTTTAGATGTGTATCATTTCAGGGATGATACACATCTGTGTCTGCCTGTGAAAATCAAATTACCCAATTGTCCTTTTGTTAGATGTCAGCCAAACGTTATACCAGATATTCTCTTTGGttctcacaactctctcagcTCCAAAAACTCTGTcatcaaatgtgaaattttgtgCTCAAATCTTGTTgcctgatatcagacagaatTGACTTGGTGGAGGGAGCGGATTTAAAGGTCTGGACTCAGGCAACAAATCTTGCGGTTCTCTCTATTTATGAGTTAGTTTTTGGTGCTCaggttaaaacacaaacagttggATTTTCTTTCCCCCAAAAAAGCAGCACCATCTTTTTTTGGCTTCCCTTCCtatataattatttttgattttgatatatCACAAAATTACATATACAAAAAGTCAGGACCAACCTACATGTCTGAACTTTGAACCGTCTGCACCCTGGATTATTCTCATAGGTCACTAATGTTTATATTCAGATTCAGAAATGTGACTTAAAGAATCTCACAGTGAGATGGAGCATTCGCAGTGACGCCTCAAGATTTTAGAACAATCACTTCAGAGTTCAACAAAATTCAGTTTTAtgtgaataaacatttatattggTTTAcgactttttatatttttggggactttatatatttctcttttattgtgCGGTCTTGTAATTTTGTCATTAACTTTTAGAAAAGTGCTACTTTAAGTGTATTACTGTGATTGTTCCAAATGTGACTATGTATATGAGAATTATTGATTGTTGattgtgattattattacaCTAGATTAAATGTTACAGTTGGTGCTTTAATGAGCTTTAATTATCTGTAATGTTTCTCCAGATTGGAAACACATTGAGGAGGTGCTGTGAGCAAATGCCAGACTGTGACTGCATCATAGAGGGGATGGAGGATAACTCACCAGTTCTGCTGCCTTCACCCACAGAGGTGCCAGTCCCAGAGATGCCAGGGCGACCTGTGCGCACTCCATACTGGGTAACTTTCCACATTTAaagtatacatacagtaccagtcaaaagatTGAACACACTTTCTCTCACTGTGTATATCATATATCAAGCATGGGATATAAATGAGTGTCTTCTTGTTGCGTAGCATCGCATCTCCACCTATGTGTGGCTGTTGCTGGGATATCCTCTTCTGGTGGCCATCCACTTCCTGGCCTGCTTCTTCTCTTGGATCCTGGTCTTCACCATCCCTGTTGCCAAGATGAACGCACGCACTTTGAGTGTCATCCTTCTCTTGGCTCCTGAGGATGTTTCTGTTTCCACCTGCTCGCAGAGGAAGGCAAGGCAGATATTTAGCACTAATAAGCTCCAGCGTTAAACCTGGAGAAATACAAGCCTTGTCAGTGTTGGTGTGATGCTCAtgcacagtttctttttttttttttttttttctacttgaCCCTTAGAATCAAGGCTATGAGACCAGAGCGCTGCTGTGCTGCTACCATGCTGCAAACTGGTATTACTACAAGTATACTGTTGATGGGATCAATGTATTTGCTGTCAGTATCCTTTACCATTAGATGTgtagtgtgtatgagtgagtgtgtgtttctgtgtgtgtgtcagcgtgCATCATATGAAGACCTGTTGTCATCTTTGACCCTCATCTCAGACCTCCTCCCTCTTGTAATAATTGCCATGGTAATTGGCTACATcgacagagaaaacaagtacgCCAGCTCTGATGTCAAGTTCGCCACAGCGATTGGTTCCATCATACCTCTGTCATACTACATTGGTATGGGCATCGCCAGGTGAGTTGTTTCTCATTACCTTAAAATACACCTGTAGAGTGACCcaaggagaaataaaacaaattgagTCTGATGTTACTCGTTACAGCTAGAGTGCCAAATGTGTTATCACAATACTTCAGATGTTCATTTTGGTCATTCTGGCACTTGCAGCATCTCAGCCCAGAGTAACTTTGCTGTGGGTGCAGTGGTGAACGCCACCTTCGGCTCCATCACAGAGTTGACCTTTTACATCACAGCCCTGCTCAGGGGTCACCGGGCAGCCAATCCGTGTCTGCAGGAGGTTGTGAAGGCAGCACTGACTGGCACGCTGCTGGGCTgcatcctcttcatccctgTGAGACATTcacatcacatttcattttacatgtttgagAATGATTTAGTAAAAACAATCATTCTCAAAAGTATGTAAGCAATTTTAAGCTAATGAACCAGCGTTCTACCTCACCCACTGtggaaattatttcattttttaatttttgcatgTCACCATGCCACCTCCATTTAACATTGTATCatttcattaaatcattaaatcagTGAAAGTTATGCCAAACGGAAACAGCTTGTATAAATTGaagctttttgtcttttattcagGGCATCTGCATGATAATTGGAGGGCTGAGACACAGTGAGCAACGATTCAACAGTCGCTGTACAGGAGTGAGCTCTTCGTTGCTCTTCATCTCTGTAGGAGGTAAATAACTGAAAAGCAATATGCCAACACCCAGCTGTATGTTTCTGGAAGTGTCAGATACTTTCAGCTGTATTTCTAGCTGTATTTTTAGATGCAAAACACCTCATGGAACTGGTCTCCAACTCAATCATATTTAGTTAGCTGAAGTCTCCACCAGGAGAAGCTGTTTTGGTCATTGTCACATCAGTTCTTCAATAGCACCCTGCATTACCTCCAGCCTCCTAAAGGCAATGAAGGTTATAGTGGCTACATTTTAACACTTGCGCCACCTGCAGGCAACACAGCTGCAgtctttttttcagcttttttttattgcatttgtgtgagtgttttcaGGTTTTGCATTTAACTCTTGTACCACATGCTagcttaaattaattaaaataatttaacattttgtgtcAAACTAACCTCTAGTtgatataaaataatcaaatgaaagAAAGTTCTACTTGTGACACAGATGTTTTAGTAAGTGAGTttgtaaattaatatataatttattacCCGTCCTAAATATTGAAACTATAAGCCGTgattaatatgatttttttaggCAGTAGACCATCATAGAAGTACTTTGTGTAAAGAAATAGTCACATGTCCAAAATTATTAACcagtaagaaaaagaaatgtttaatatttcaaacatcaaataatcaattccacatggaaaaagaaaatgcttGATGATACTCAGGTGATAGAGGCTGACTGAAATCAACTGCAATGTAAAACATTACCAAAATGCATTGACTCATCCCCCTTACTGTCAACGGCAGGTGTATTTGCCCCCACACTGTTCTCCAAGGCTTACGGGAGCCTGGTGTGCAACGCCTGCACCAACTCCACTGGAGGAAACAGCAGCGGGCCGTTTGTCTGCCACAACTGTCATTACGATCTGGTCAGCATCCTCAGCCGGGAGGAAGCCAAAAACCTTCCAAACTCATTATAACAAACAATGTATGACTTACATGCACAGTTTTATGTATAATGTGAtaatctttctgtttttattcaacaGAACAACGGTACTTTGTTCCACAGCCATGTTGAGTAAGaaattatactttatatatttatactgtatacagaCTCTAAATTAAAGGACCTTACAGCTTGAACTACAAGTTGTGAATAACTACCAACATCACTACTATTTTCCAAACTATACCATAAGTTTCTAGACTAATGTTGGCGTTTCAGGGAGCTACTGGTTTCGGTTCAGTTACAAAAATCACTTGCAGAAGCTGGAGTCATGCTAGACATAACGTGATCTATTGccaacatattttatttctaaGACATGGTATTGCTGTTGTGAGCAGAGGTGACGAAGAGTTACAACACAGCTCTATCACCATCCAATGATAACATAAAATTGACAATTGATAAAAGTAACATGCAAAACTGTTTGTCAGGCACGTTTCCAGCTGATTTTCATACCATTGGGAAACAAATGGAAACCAGTATCTACCAAGAAGTtgataaattaatcaaaaaactAGTGCTGTGATACGAAAGTGCTCGGCAGTGATGTCAAATGTTTGAAACAAATGAGGCAAACCCTGTGAGAACCACCATACGGTCTTGTTAATTTCTAAAATAATTCAGTAAGCTGCTCCTTTTATATTTCTTCCCTCTCATTAattgtgtgtgttctttgtcGTTAGGCCGCTGGTGTACACCGTGTCTGCCCTCTTGCCAGTTGCCTACATAATTGGGCTGATATTCACACTGAAGACACACTCCCACATTTATGACATTCATGTTGGAGAGGGCCAAGGTACGAGTGTCCTTCTTAGAGTTAACAGCTAAAACAGAATTGCACCTTGCATTATTGAGATATAATACGGTGAACAGTGAGGGTTCAGTTAATGTTAACACACCACATCatgtcctctctctgtgtgtctgtccagTGACCGGCCACAATGGGGCAGTGGTCCACTGGTCACGGTGGAGGTCTCTGGTCATCCTCATCATGGCCACTGTGCTCATGTCTGCCTGCGCTGACCTCGCCACTGAGCACATCCAGCCCATTCTCAACCAGCCCAACATCTCTCAGGTCAGGCCGCACATCTGAGGAGCTTTTTGTCTGACTGTGTCCTCCTGCTGTGCTAATGTATCTATTTCTGTCTCCAGTATTTCATTGGGGTCACAGTTCTCGCTATGGTTCCTGAGATCCCAGAGATTGTCAATGGGATTCAATTTGCTCTCCAAAACAACATCAGTCTTAGGTAAATTCTGCCTCATATGAAAAGGTGCTTACAAGGTTTGGAAAGTGATGTCTGTATgtaaattatttgcatttttttccagcttgGAGGTGGGGAGCTGTATCGCTGTGCAGGTCTGCATGCTACAGATTCCAATTCTGGTCTTATTTAATGCCTTCTATGTAAGACATCCTCTTCCTTTTCATCATTGATTCATTCATAAAGATACCTTCCCTTTGTGGTTTATGGCTCCCTGTAATTAAACTCCATCTCTGCTTTGTGTAGGATGTGGGGTTTGTGCTCTTGTTCAGTGACCTACACCTATGGGCCAGCATCTTCAGCGTGATTCTGGTCAACTACATCTTCATGGATGGCAAGTCAGATTATTTTCAGGGTAAGTTTTCACAGTGCAATATGAGACAACTGAGCTTGTGCaaatagaaaagaaataatTATCAAATAATGTTGTCTTGACTCTTCCAAAAAAAACCGCTAGTTAATCAATCCTGAACTTGTGATGTGAATTATGTGAGGTGTTTGTCCTCAAAGATTGATTGagtgaactcttttttttttccatttttaaggACCATGCTggttgttttgcatgtttaattaTACATTGTATGTAGTTTGCATTACTGCTGAGCATCCTCAGAATTCCAGTGATTTCAtcatacttttaaaaaacagcagtaaTCGCTAATCCCTCGCAGTTAATGTTTGCTTCACTTCTCAGTTACTTTATAATTTCATGGTAATGCTGCAGTTTTGAAAAGTTTACATTCATCAGCTATACCGTTGCAAAATCAAAACATACGGTATAATGAGCAAATTTAGATGTTGTGATTTGGATGTGAATTGtttgaaatatgtgaaataGTTGGTTTTAATTGCATTAAGAAGCGCTGATCAGCAGCTAATCCTCAAGTCTGACATCTTGAAGCTTCTTTGAGTGCACCACAGTAGCTGTCCCAAGATTCAGGTTTAGTCATTTATCTTTAAGTTATGGATAACTTACCAACAGAGGTCTTTTAACTTTAGTCCATGCTAACTAAAGTCCAGATTTTAGTCAGTAAAATATAGAAACATCTTAGTAAAACTGCCGAACAAGTGTCACAATGGTCCCTGCTTGCATCTGCGTTACAATGCAATGATAACAAAATTTATGGTGATGATATCGATGGCTGCCTGAAAGATGGGAAATATATCTAAATACTTAAAGTATGCTGAGGAAAATGtagaaagaaatgaaacatgCTAATCCAGTGTGGTAATTTGGTTGGATGTCATTTTAGAACAAATAGGCATTGTCAAAATGTGTAACATATAGATGCAATACTCACTTTTATTTCCTGTCTTGTTTTACGCAGGTACAGCTCTGGTGGTCGTCTATCTTATCCTACTGGCTCTGTATTACTTCGCTCCATCTCCAGCAGGCTGCTGACTCTGGGACTGTAATCTTCAGCCCATTTTATTTAAGTCGGAAAGACACTCATATTTCATACCACTCCTTGTTGATGAAATTTAATCCTGATAGGATTATGATAGTGGGAGCCCTGAGACTGACCTTTTAatcaagcatttttttcttaaattatacAAATGACAAGACTGAAATTTATCTCAGGTAGGTAATTTTTTTGACTGTACAAATAGATAACTCCTACCACTGTAAACTGTACGGTATGTAAGCTAACATAcctaaatattttactttatactCATAGATTCTTATGCTAAACAGTGTCGTAGGAAAGAAAAGCAGTATTTTTACAATACAGATCGGTGTTATGATGTAAAGTATCTGCACtaattg from Thunnus albacares chromosome 7, fThuAlb1.1, whole genome shotgun sequence includes:
- the LOC122985810 gene encoding putative cation exchanger C521.04c yields the protein MSLSSSPSTDTSSRRRRPAEHGQDLSWEQDNPAGYDHGQIHDRLCRDQQPNSSGTCTPSTHHCTCPAPCTTKHMSAHPCPSHHVCEDSWEDLQSKRTIRAENEVEANKLVNNYMFGFRKWKSHVTERPFEDRSEVVKELYSELNVIRPRTGPGHLITIGNVAYVLLFGWWVSLAYLLVSILMFITVAGVPYGKLCLKLSCYFLWPFGKSIHEIGNTLRRCCEQMPDCDCIIEGMEDNSPVLLPSPTEVPVPEMPGRPVRTPYWHRISTYVWLLLGYPLLVAIHFLACFFSWILVFTIPVAKMNARTLSVILLLAPEDVSVSTCSQRKNQGYETRALLCCYHAANWYYYKYTVDGINVFAVNLLPLVIIAMVIGYIDRENKYASSDVKFATAIGSIIPLSYYIGMGIASISAQSNFAVGAVVNATFGSITELTFYITALLRGHRAANPCLQEVVKAALTGTLLGCILFIPGICMIIGGLRHSEQRFNSRCTGVSSSLLFISVGGVFAPTLFSKAYGSLVCNACTNSTGGNSSGPFVCHNCHYDLNNGTLFHSHVEPLVYTVSALLPVAYIIGLIFTLKTHSHIYDIHVGEGQVTGHNGAVVHWSRWRSLVILIMATVLMSACADLATEHIQPILNQPNISQYFIGVTVLAMVPEIPEIVNGIQFALQNNISLSLEVGSCIAVQVCMLQIPILVLFNAFYDVGFVLLFSDLHLWASIFSVILVNYIFMDGKSDYFQGTALVVVYLILLALYYFAPSPAGC